One Loxodonta africana isolate mLoxAfr1 chromosome 4, mLoxAfr1.hap2, whole genome shotgun sequence genomic region harbors:
- the GTSF1 gene encoding gametocyte-specific factor 1 isoform X3, protein MAATKPRKEVRSTQSQPPSFQESEKDGSRSGTASRGEALEAHSQARRPMRLASRPERRLRHRKWGGPHPLTSGAGTLGFGSFISNMEETYIDSLDPEKLLQCPYDKNHQIRACRFPYHLIKCRKNHPDVANKLATCPFNARHQVPRAEISHHISSCDDKSCIEQDVVNQTRNLGQETLAESTWQCPPCDEDWDKDLWEQTSTPFVWGTANYCGNNSPASNIVMEHKSNLASGMRVPKSLPYVLPWKNNGNAQ, encoded by the exons atgGCCGCCACAAAGCCAAGAAAGGAAGTGAGGTCCACTCAGTCGCAGCCGCCATCATTTCAGGAGTCCGAAAAGGATGGATCCCGAAGCGGAACGGCCAGCAGAGGGGAAGCCCTAGAAGCCCACAGCCAGGCGCGCAGACCCATGCGCCTAGCTTCTCGACCAGAGCGTAGACTACGTCACAGGAAGTGGGGGGGGCCTCACCCCTTAACGTCAGGGGCCGGAA cacTTGGATTCGGCTCCTTCATTTCCAACATGGAAGAAACTTATA tCGATTCCCTGGACCCTGAGAAGTTATTACAGTGCCCCTATGATAAAAACCACCAGATCAGGGCCTGCAGGTTCCCTTATCATCTTATCAAGTGCAGAAAG aACCATCCTGATGTCGCAAACAAATTGGCTACTTGTCCCTTCAATGCTCGTCACCAGGTTCCTCGGGCTGAAATCAGTCATCATATCTCGAGCTGTGATGACAAAAGTTGTATTGAGCAGGATGTTG TCAACCAAACGAGGAACCTTGGACAAGAGACTCTGGCTGAGAGCACATGGCAGTGCCCTCCTTGTGACGAAGACTGGGATAAAG ATTTGTGGGAACAGACTAGCACCCCATTTGTTTGGGGCACAGCCAACTACTGTGGCAACAACAG CCCTGCAAGCAACATAGTTATGGAACATAAGAGTAACCTGGCTTCAGGCATGCGCGTTCCCAAGTCTCTGCCATATGTTCTTCCGTGGAAAAACA ATGGAAATGCACAGTAA
- the GTSF1 gene encoding gametocyte-specific factor 1 isoform X1, with product MSIFSLPIHGSCSLCLTEPESLEICPYDPNHRMPASRLQYHLASCRKMAATKPRKEVRSTQSQPPSFQESEKDGSRSGTASRGEALEAHSQARRPMRLASRPERRLRHRKWGGPHPLTSGAGTLGFGSFISNMEETYIDSLDPEKLLQCPYDKNHQIRACRFPYHLIKCRKNHPDVANKLATCPFNARHQVPRAEISHHISSCDDKSCIEQDVVNQTRNLGQETLAESTWQCPPCDEDWDKDLWEQTSTPFVWGTANYCGNNSPASNIVMEHKSNLASGMRVPKSLPYVLPWKNNGNAQ from the exons atgtcaatcttttctttgcCAATTCATGGTTCCTGCTCCTTATGCCTCACAGAGCCAGAATCCTTAGAAATATGTCCTTATGACCCAAACCACAGGATGCCAGCCAGCAGGTTACAGTACCACCTGGCATCATGCAGAAAG atgGCCGCCACAAAGCCAAGAAAGGAAGTGAGGTCCACTCAGTCGCAGCCGCCATCATTTCAGGAGTCCGAAAAGGATGGATCCCGAAGCGGAACGGCCAGCAGAGGGGAAGCCCTAGAAGCCCACAGCCAGGCGCGCAGACCCATGCGCCTAGCTTCTCGACCAGAGCGTAGACTACGTCACAGGAAGTGGGGGGGGCCTCACCCCTTAACGTCAGGGGCCGGAA cacTTGGATTCGGCTCCTTCATTTCCAACATGGAAGAAACTTATA tCGATTCCCTGGACCCTGAGAAGTTATTACAGTGCCCCTATGATAAAAACCACCAGATCAGGGCCTGCAGGTTCCCTTATCATCTTATCAAGTGCAGAAAG aACCATCCTGATGTCGCAAACAAATTGGCTACTTGTCCCTTCAATGCTCGTCACCAGGTTCCTCGGGCTGAAATCAGTCATCATATCTCGAGCTGTGATGACAAAAGTTGTATTGAGCAGGATGTTG TCAACCAAACGAGGAACCTTGGACAAGAGACTCTGGCTGAGAGCACATGGCAGTGCCCTCCTTGTGACGAAGACTGGGATAAAG ATTTGTGGGAACAGACTAGCACCCCATTTGTTTGGGGCACAGCCAACTACTGTGGCAACAACAG CCCTGCAAGCAACATAGTTATGGAACATAAGAGTAACCTGGCTTCAGGCATGCGCGTTCCCAAGTCTCTGCCATATGTTCTTCCGTGGAAAAACA ATGGAAATGCACAGTAA
- the GTSF1 gene encoding gametocyte-specific factor 1 isoform X2: MPASRLQYHLASCRKMAATKPRKEVRSTQSQPPSFQESEKDGSRSGTASRGEALEAHSQARRPMRLASRPERRLRHRKWGGPHPLTSGAGTLGFGSFISNMEETYIDSLDPEKLLQCPYDKNHQIRACRFPYHLIKCRKNHPDVANKLATCPFNARHQVPRAEISHHISSCDDKSCIEQDVVNQTRNLGQETLAESTWQCPPCDEDWDKDLWEQTSTPFVWGTANYCGNNSPASNIVMEHKSNLASGMRVPKSLPYVLPWKNNGNAQ, translated from the exons ATGCCAGCCAGCAGGTTACAGTACCACCTGGCATCATGCAGAAAG atgGCCGCCACAAAGCCAAGAAAGGAAGTGAGGTCCACTCAGTCGCAGCCGCCATCATTTCAGGAGTCCGAAAAGGATGGATCCCGAAGCGGAACGGCCAGCAGAGGGGAAGCCCTAGAAGCCCACAGCCAGGCGCGCAGACCCATGCGCCTAGCTTCTCGACCAGAGCGTAGACTACGTCACAGGAAGTGGGGGGGGCCTCACCCCTTAACGTCAGGGGCCGGAA cacTTGGATTCGGCTCCTTCATTTCCAACATGGAAGAAACTTATA tCGATTCCCTGGACCCTGAGAAGTTATTACAGTGCCCCTATGATAAAAACCACCAGATCAGGGCCTGCAGGTTCCCTTATCATCTTATCAAGTGCAGAAAG aACCATCCTGATGTCGCAAACAAATTGGCTACTTGTCCCTTCAATGCTCGTCACCAGGTTCCTCGGGCTGAAATCAGTCATCATATCTCGAGCTGTGATGACAAAAGTTGTATTGAGCAGGATGTTG TCAACCAAACGAGGAACCTTGGACAAGAGACTCTGGCTGAGAGCACATGGCAGTGCCCTCCTTGTGACGAAGACTGGGATAAAG ATTTGTGGGAACAGACTAGCACCCCATTTGTTTGGGGCACAGCCAACTACTGTGGCAACAACAG CCCTGCAAGCAACATAGTTATGGAACATAAGAGTAACCTGGCTTCAGGCATGCGCGTTCCCAAGTCTCTGCCATATGTTCTTCCGTGGAAAAACA ATGGAAATGCACAGTAA